A DNA window from Dunckerocampus dactyliophorus isolate RoL2022-P2 chromosome 17, RoL_Ddac_1.1, whole genome shotgun sequence contains the following coding sequences:
- the rnf224 gene encoding RING finger protein 224 isoform X1, which yields MEAIGRLDTLHAKMSTHIEEGASSVAMETVTSLKRQDLVCIVCFGSYDLATRLPRRLHCGHTFCQACLKRLDTVVNEQVSVTWSRDIHTGSDRNPLPPPPQVWIPCPQCRQSTPCPRGGAVGLDLDLASFLAIKTQQTGTSPWNGEAAAGDPVQDRKVWAAKDMGVDGWSHGGLAEPRFHRHGNCCPPLSHWLCCCFCCQRRS from the exons ATGGAAGCCATTGGTCGG CTTGACACACTACACGCCAAAATGTCCACACACATAGAAGAGGGGGCATCctctgttgccatggagacggTGACATCACTCAAGCGCCAGGACCTGGTGTGCATCGTGTGCTTTGGCAGCTATGACCTCGCCACGCGGTTGCCAAGGCGACTGCACTGCGGCCACACCTTCTGCCAGGCGTGTCTGAAGAGGTTGGACACGGTCGTCAACGAGCAGGTGAGCGTGACATGGTCACGTGacattcacacaggaagtgatcgCAACCCACTTCCCCCTCCTCCCCAGGTGTGGATCCCTTGTCCCCAGTGCCGCCAGAGCACCCCGTGTCCACGGGGGGGTGCAGTCGGCCTGGACCTGGACCTGGCCTCCTTCCTGGCTATCAAAACTCAGCAGACAGGCACCTCCCCCTGGAACGGTGAGGCAGCTGCCGGCGATCCCGTCCAGGACAGGAAGGTCTGGGCGGCGAAGGACATGGGCGTGGACGGCTGGTCCCACGGAGGTCTGGCTGAGCCGCGCTTTCATCGCCACGGCAACTGCTGCCCGCCGCTCTCCCATTGgctctgctgctgcttctgctgccAGAGGCGGAGTTAA
- the rnf224 gene encoding RING finger protein 224 isoform X3, whose protein sequence is MEAIGRLDTLHAKMSTHIEEGASSVAMETVTSLKRQDLVCIVCFGSYDLATRLPRRLHCGHTFCQACLKRLDTVVNEQVWIPCPQCRQSTPCPRGGAVGLDLDLASFLAIKTQQTGTSPWNGEAAAGDPVQDRKVWAAKDMGVDGWSHGGLAEPRFHRHGNCCPPLSHWLCCCFCCQRRS, encoded by the exons ATGGAAGCCATTGGTCGG CTTGACACACTACACGCCAAAATGTCCACACACATAGAAGAGGGGGCATCctctgttgccatggagacggTGACATCACTCAAGCGCCAGGACCTGGTGTGCATCGTGTGCTTTGGCAGCTATGACCTCGCCACGCGGTTGCCAAGGCGACTGCACTGCGGCCACACCTTCTGCCAGGCGTGTCTGAAGAGGTTGGACACGGTCGTCAACGAGCAG GTGTGGATCCCTTGTCCCCAGTGCCGCCAGAGCACCCCGTGTCCACGGGGGGGTGCAGTCGGCCTGGACCTGGACCTGGCCTCCTTCCTGGCTATCAAAACTCAGCAGACAGGCACCTCCCCCTGGAACGGTGAGGCAGCTGCCGGCGATCCCGTCCAGGACAGGAAGGTCTGGGCGGCGAAGGACATGGGCGTGGACGGCTGGTCCCACGGAGGTCTGGCTGAGCCGCGCTTTCATCGCCACGGCAACTGCTGCCCGCCGCTCTCCCATTGgctctgctgctgcttctgctgccAGAGGCGGAGTTAA
- the rnf224 gene encoding RING finger protein 224 isoform X2, with protein sequence MSTHIEEGASSVAMETVTSLKRQDLVCIVCFGSYDLATRLPRRLHCGHTFCQACLKRLDTVVNEQVSVTWSRDIHTGSDRNPLPPPPQVWIPCPQCRQSTPCPRGGAVGLDLDLASFLAIKTQQTGTSPWNGEAAAGDPVQDRKVWAAKDMGVDGWSHGGLAEPRFHRHGNCCPPLSHWLCCCFCCQRRS encoded by the coding sequence ATGTCCACACACATAGAAGAGGGGGCATCctctgttgccatggagacggTGACATCACTCAAGCGCCAGGACCTGGTGTGCATCGTGTGCTTTGGCAGCTATGACCTCGCCACGCGGTTGCCAAGGCGACTGCACTGCGGCCACACCTTCTGCCAGGCGTGTCTGAAGAGGTTGGACACGGTCGTCAACGAGCAGGTGAGCGTGACATGGTCACGTGacattcacacaggaagtgatcgCAACCCACTTCCCCCTCCTCCCCAGGTGTGGATCCCTTGTCCCCAGTGCCGCCAGAGCACCCCGTGTCCACGGGGGGGTGCAGTCGGCCTGGACCTGGACCTGGCCTCCTTCCTGGCTATCAAAACTCAGCAGACAGGCACCTCCCCCTGGAACGGTGAGGCAGCTGCCGGCGATCCCGTCCAGGACAGGAAGGTCTGGGCGGCGAAGGACATGGGCGTGGACGGCTGGTCCCACGGAGGTCTGGCTGAGCCGCGCTTTCATCGCCACGGCAACTGCTGCCCGCCGCTCTCCCATTGgctctgctgctgcttctgctgccAGAGGCGGAGTTAA